Proteins from one Caulobacter sp. 73W genomic window:
- the der gene encoding ribosome biogenesis GTPase Der yields MPLKLAIVGRPNVGKSTLFNRLAGKKLAIVDDQPGVTRDRRFAAGRIGDLELELIDTAGFEDVKDESLESRMRAQTELAIDEADVTLFVFDAREGITPADQIFATILRRRNRPTLVAANKAEGKAGEAGTAEGARLGLGEPIPISGEHGEGMAELYAALLPFETQDAEPIDKDKPIMVAVVGRPNAGKSTLVNALIGEDRLLTGPEAGITRDAISVDWEYGDRKLRLVDTAGMRRKARIDEKLEKLSVQDSIRAITFAEVVMLVMDATHPFEIQDLQLADLVEREGRGLVFILTKWDLVENPQAKLKEFIEHAERMLPQVRGTPVIALSAETGRGLDRLMPALLKVHTNWSTKVKTRDLNDWLQLAMQRHPPPSVGGRRVKPKYMAQTKARPPTFVLFSSRADQMPDHYRRYLVNSLRESFDLPGVPLRITIKSGANPYAEGEAKSGPRPQPRYAKVAAKVKKAKEEQATAIDANGKTVKIGVKKAAPKKAVVRPRSAPKGLTSAKSGRSKGARPGPRKG; encoded by the coding sequence ATGCCCCTCAAACTCGCCATCGTCGGCCGTCCGAACGTCGGAAAATCGACGCTGTTCAACCGTCTCGCCGGCAAGAAGCTCGCCATCGTCGACGACCAACCGGGCGTCACGCGCGACCGCCGCTTCGCCGCGGGCCGGATCGGTGATCTTGAGCTGGAGCTCATCGACACCGCCGGCTTCGAGGACGTGAAGGACGAGAGCCTGGAATCGCGCATGCGCGCCCAGACCGAACTCGCCATCGACGAAGCGGACGTCACCCTGTTCGTCTTCGACGCCCGCGAGGGCATCACGCCGGCCGACCAGATCTTCGCCACCATCCTTCGCCGCCGGAACCGGCCGACCCTGGTCGCCGCCAACAAGGCCGAGGGCAAGGCGGGCGAGGCGGGCACGGCCGAAGGCGCGCGTCTCGGCCTGGGCGAGCCGATCCCGATCAGCGGCGAGCATGGCGAAGGCATGGCCGAGCTCTACGCCGCCCTGCTGCCGTTCGAGACTCAGGACGCCGAGCCTATCGACAAGGACAAGCCGATCATGGTGGCCGTGGTCGGCCGCCCCAACGCCGGCAAATCCACCCTGGTCAACGCCCTGATCGGGGAGGATCGCCTGCTCACCGGCCCCGAGGCTGGCATCACCCGCGACGCCATCTCGGTCGATTGGGAGTACGGCGACCGAAAGTTGCGCCTCGTCGACACCGCCGGCATGCGCCGCAAGGCCCGCATCGACGAGAAGCTTGAGAAGCTGTCGGTGCAGGACTCCATCCGCGCCATCACCTTCGCCGAGGTGGTGATGCTGGTCATGGACGCCACGCATCCCTTCGAGATTCAGGACCTGCAACTGGCCGACCTGGTCGAGCGGGAAGGGCGGGGTCTGGTTTTCATCCTGACCAAGTGGGATCTGGTCGAGAACCCGCAGGCCAAGCTGAAGGAATTCATCGAGCACGCCGAGCGCATGCTGCCGCAGGTTCGCGGCACGCCGGTGATAGCCCTGTCGGCTGAGACGGGTCGGGGCCTGGATCGCCTGATGCCGGCCCTGCTGAAGGTCCACACCAACTGGTCGACTAAGGTGAAGACCCGCGACCTGAACGACTGGCTGCAGCTGGCGATGCAGAGGCATCCGCCACCCTCCGTCGGCGGCCGCCGCGTGAAGCCCAAGTACATGGCGCAGACCAAGGCGCGCCCGCCAACGTTCGTGCTGTTCTCCAGCCGCGCGGACCAGATGCCGGACCATTACCGCCGCTATCTGGTGAACAGCCTGCGCGAGAGCTTCGACCTGCCGGGGGTGCCGCTGCGCATCACCATCAAGTCAGGCGCCAATCCATATGCCGAGGGCGAGGCCAAGAGCGGCCCGCGCCCGCAGCCCCGCTACGCCAAGGTCGCGGCCAAGGTGAAGAAGGCCAAGGAAGAGCAGGCCACGGCCATCGACGCCAACGGCAAGACGGTCAAGATCGGGGTCAAGAAGGCCGCGCCGAAGAAGGCGGTCGTTCGTCCGCGTTCGGCGCCGAAGGGCCTGACCAGCGCCAAGTCCGGCCGCTCCAAGGGCGCGCGGCCGGGCCCCCGCAAGGGCTAG
- a CDS encoding PQQ-binding-like beta-propeller repeat protein — MKRRLLTAAAVTLVAMGGLSACSTVGSAVSAINPFDGKDTNKTTATQGERISIIAFDQKVEQNEGLKGADFYLPAAEPRADWPLPGGTPEQSVEHVQAGANFQIAWRKGFGEGSGRSAHVTTPPVAAEGKIFVMDGEAKVVAFDAKTGAEIWSRNLKPKERRDRDGYGGGIAYADGKLYVASGFRFVTQLNAATGEQGWKRDVSNPIHGAPTVAAGRVYVVNIDNELLTFETATGAPNWNYQALTEPARILAASSPAISGDTIVAPFSSGELVALRVGNGNEVWSEALSRASRTNALSEIRDIAGRPVIYRGDVLAVSHSGVFSATDLRTGQQRWNIPVTGIGSPWAAGDVAFVVSKAGEVICVSRENGQVYWIRDLNSTEGLSKRQLKKRRKNPVIWSSPILASDRLITVSSRGEAAALNPKTGEVISTLKLGKSAMLAPIAVGDMLYVVTDDAKLIAIR, encoded by the coding sequence ATGAAGCGTCGCCTTCTGACCGCCGCCGCCGTCACCCTGGTGGCGATGGGCGGCCTGTCCGCATGCTCGACCGTCGGTTCGGCTGTCTCGGCCATCAACCCGTTCGACGGCAAGGACACGAACAAGACCACCGCCACCCAGGGCGAACGCATCTCGATCATCGCCTTCGACCAGAAGGTCGAGCAGAACGAGGGCCTGAAGGGCGCGGATTTCTACCTGCCGGCCGCCGAGCCGCGCGCCGACTGGCCGCTGCCGGGCGGCACGCCCGAGCAATCGGTCGAGCACGTCCAGGCGGGCGCCAACTTCCAGATCGCCTGGCGCAAGGGCTTCGGTGAAGGCTCGGGCCGTTCGGCCCATGTCACCACGCCGCCCGTCGCCGCCGAAGGCAAGATCTTCGTCATGGATGGCGAAGCCAAGGTCGTGGCCTTCGACGCCAAGACGGGCGCTGAGATCTGGAGCCGCAACCTGAAGCCCAAGGAGCGGCGCGACCGCGACGGCTACGGCGGCGGCATCGCCTATGCCGACGGCAAGCTCTATGTGGCCTCGGGCTTCCGCTTCGTGACCCAGTTGAACGCCGCCACCGGCGAGCAGGGCTGGAAGCGCGACGTGTCAAACCCGATCCACGGCGCTCCGACGGTGGCCGCCGGCCGCGTCTATGTGGTCAACATCGACAACGAGCTGCTGACCTTCGAGACCGCCACGGGCGCTCCGAACTGGAACTACCAGGCGCTGACCGAGCCGGCCCGCATCCTGGCCGCGTCCTCGCCGGCCATCTCGGGCGACACCATCGTCGCGCCGTTCTCGTCGGGTGAACTGGTGGCCCTGCGCGTCGGCAACGGCAACGAGGTGTGGAGCGAGGCCCTGTCCCGCGCCAGCCGCACCAACGCCCTGTCCGAAATCCGCGACATCGCGGGCCGTCCGGTCATCTATCGCGGCGACGTCCTGGCTGTCAGCCACTCGGGCGTCTTCTCGGCCACCGACCTGCGGACCGGCCAGCAGCGCTGGAACATCCCGGTCACCGGCATCGGCTCGCCCTGGGCGGCCGGCGACGTGGCCTTCGTGGTCTCCAAGGCCGGTGAAGTGATCTGTGTCTCGCGCGAGAACGGTCAAGTCTACTGGATCCGCGACCTGAACTCGACCGAAGGCCTCAGCAAGCGTCAGCTGAAGAAGCGCCGCAAGAACCCGGTCATCTGGTCCAGCCCGATCCTGGCTTCCGACCGCCTGATCACCGTGTCCAGCCGCGGCGAGGCCGCCGCCCTGAACCCGAAGACGGGCGAGGTGATCTCCACCCTGAAGCTGGGTAAGTCCGCCATGCTCGCCCCGATCGCCGTCGGGGACATGCTCTACGTCGTCACCGACGACGCCAAACTGATCGCGATCCGCTAG
- a CDS encoding tetratricopeptide repeat protein produces MVDVFDEVEEQLRSDRYKTLARKTAPWVVGGLAIALAGSLGYWAWDSHSRRTAAEASEKYAAAVELFGANNTAAATTGFEAIAKSGTPAYKALSLMQLAGIKVEEGKTAEAVTLFDQAAEAAPDQALGDAARLKSAFALLDTAPYADIEKRLTPLTEEKRPYRVQAKEALAFAKLSAGKMDEARGDFSVLTLLPESSEQVRERARTAMQMIDSGSAKSLPAIAKAAATAAPMAPPAAPAQMQPAPEGAQ; encoded by the coding sequence GTGGTCGACGTGTTTGATGAGGTGGAGGAGCAGCTTCGCTCTGACCGCTACAAGACCCTTGCTCGCAAGACGGCTCCCTGGGTGGTCGGCGGCTTGGCCATCGCCCTGGCGGGTTCGCTGGGCTATTGGGCCTGGGACAGCCACAGCCGCCGCACGGCCGCCGAGGCGTCCGAGAAGTACGCCGCAGCTGTCGAATTGTTCGGCGCCAACAACACGGCCGCCGCGACCACGGGCTTCGAGGCGATCGCCAAGTCCGGCACGCCCGCCTACAAGGCCCTGTCGCTGATGCAGCTGGCGGGGATCAAGGTCGAGGAGGGCAAGACCGCCGAGGCGGTGACCCTGTTCGACCAGGCCGCCGAAGCAGCCCCCGACCAGGCCCTGGGCGACGCCGCGCGCCTCAAATCCGCCTTCGCCCTGCTCGATACGGCCCCGTACGCCGACATCGAGAAGAGGCTGACGCCCTTGACGGAAGAAAAGCGGCCCTACCGGGTCCAGGCCAAGGAAGCCCTGGCCTTCGCCAAGCTCTCGGCCGGCAAGATGGATGAGGCGCGAGGCGACTTCTCCGTCCTGACCCTTCTGCCTGAATCCAGCGAACAGGTTCGCGAGCGCGCCCGCACCGCCATGCAGATGATCGACTCCGGCTCGGCCAAGTCGCTGCCGGCGATCGCCAAGGCCGCCGCCACCGCCGCGCCGATGGCGCCGCCGGCCGCTCCGGCCCAGATGCAACCTGCTCCGGAGGGCGCGCAATGA
- a CDS encoding RNA polymerase sigma factor: MGKTSPPNVGSLHDVELATLAATGDRPAFGELVRRHGSAVRALLRRMGAEASVADDLAQDAFLQAFERVAEFRGEGPFAAWVKRIAARLYVRRWRKESRLIAATDDGEASEGHGGEAFAATRIDLDEALRALPASERMCISLCYGAGLSHAEAAEALGAPLGTVKSHVKRGLDRLRGRLAPQDGTTAAGRQGHG; the protein is encoded by the coding sequence ATGGGCAAGACAAGCCCGCCTAATGTCGGAAGTCTGCACGACGTCGAATTGGCCACGCTTGCGGCCACCGGTGATCGGCCGGCCTTCGGCGAGCTGGTGCGCCGCCATGGCTCCGCGGTCCGGGCGCTTCTGCGCCGGATGGGGGCGGAAGCTTCGGTGGCCGACGACCTGGCTCAGGACGCCTTTCTGCAGGCGTTCGAACGGGTCGCGGAGTTCCGCGGGGAGGGGCCGTTCGCGGCCTGGGTCAAGCGGATCGCGGCCCGGCTCTACGTTCGTCGCTGGCGTAAGGAATCTCGCCTTATCGCCGCCACAGATGATGGTGAAGCTTCGGAAGGACACGGGGGAGAAGCATTCGCGGCGACGCGGATCGATCTCGACGAGGCGCTGCGCGCGCTTCCGGCTTCGGAGCGGATGTGCATCTCGCTCTGCTACGGCGCGGGCCTGTCCCATGCCGAGGCGGCCGAAGCGCTAGGTGCGCCCCTGGGAACGGTGAAATCCCATGTCAAACGTGGTTTGGATAGGCTCAGAGGCCGCTTGGCTCCACAGGATGGAACGACGGCGGCCGGGAGGCAGGGTCATGGCTGA
- a CDS encoding DUF6249 domain-containing protein — protein MEILIPLAPFIMVIAIVVIPKWLKSRERQEMQATIRAAIDKGQELPPELIDAMSKDVKVRKVSSAQSDIRTGIILISVGAGIAAFGWMVGYQESDAFYPLLGIGLIPGLIGVAYVVLSFFNPNKGDRIEKQG, from the coding sequence ATGGAAATTCTCATCCCGCTCGCGCCATTCATCATGGTCATCGCGATCGTCGTCATCCCGAAGTGGCTGAAGAGCCGTGAGCGCCAGGAGATGCAGGCCACCATCCGCGCGGCCATCGACAAGGGCCAGGAACTGCCGCCGGAACTGATCGACGCGATGAGCAAGGATGTGAAGGTCCGCAAGGTCTCCTCCGCTCAGAGCGACATCCGGACGGGCATCATCCTGATCTCCGTCGGCGCGGGCATCGCCGCCTTCGGCTGGATGGTCGGCTACCAGGAGAGCGACGCCTTCTATCCGCTGCTGGGCATCGGCCTGATCCCGGGTCTGATCGGCGTGGCCTACGTGGTTCTCAGCTTCTTCAACCCGAACAAGGGCGACCGGATCGAGAAGCAGGGCTGA
- a CDS encoding RNA polymerase sigma factor: MNTGWSDEALVAQARAGSDAAFMRLVQRHEAVLRGFLRRSLGRSAAEADDLAQEVFLAAWSNLDGLKDPTRVRAWLCGMGWRKARDRMRSQRRDAARDGAWLEIAEATPGLSAEDRLAVAQTMGELSEGQRACVTLCLVEGWSHSEAAEVLDLPLGTVKSYVDRGRARLLSALGGSDGA; the protein is encoded by the coding sequence ATGAACACGGGGTGGAGCGACGAGGCGCTGGTGGCGCAGGCCCGCGCCGGCTCGGACGCGGCCTTCATGCGGCTGGTGCAGCGGCACGAGGCGGTGCTGAGGGGCTTTTTGAGGCGAAGTCTCGGGAGATCGGCGGCCGAGGCGGACGATCTGGCGCAGGAGGTGTTCCTGGCCGCGTGGAGCAATCTGGATGGGTTGAAGGACCCAACGCGAGTTCGGGCCTGGCTGTGCGGCATGGGCTGGCGCAAGGCGCGGGACAGGATGCGCTCGCAACGGCGGGACGCGGCCCGGGACGGCGCCTGGCTGGAGATCGCCGAGGCGACGCCAGGGCTGTCGGCGGAGGATCGGCTGGCGGTCGCCCAGACCATGGGCGAGCTGTCGGAGGGGCAGAGAGCCTGTGTCACCCTGTGCCTGGTCGAGGGCTGGTCGCACAGCGAGGCGGCCGAGGTGCTGGACCTGCCGCTGGGCACGGTGAAGTCCTATGTGGACCGGGGCAGGGCGCGCCTGCTCTCGGCGCTGGGAGGTTCGGATGGAGCGTGA
- a CDS encoding ArsC family reductase, whose translation MITMYGIKNCDTVAKARKWLEAKGVAYDFHDYKAVGIDRPRLQAWVEEFGWETVLNRAGTTFRKLPEADRQDIDAPKAIDLMLAQPSMIKRPVLDLGHKRLVGFKPDLYAAAFN comes from the coding sequence ATGATCACCATGTATGGCATCAAGAACTGCGACACCGTCGCCAAGGCCCGCAAGTGGCTGGAGGCCAAGGGCGTGGCCTATGATTTCCACGACTACAAGGCCGTCGGCATCGACCGTCCGCGTCTGCAGGCCTGGGTTGAGGAGTTCGGCTGGGAGACGGTGCTGAACCGCGCGGGGACGACCTTCCGCAAGCTGCCCGAAGCCGATCGCCAGGACATCGACGCCCCCAAGGCGATCGACCTGATGCTGGCCCAGCCGTCGATGATCAAGCGCCCGGTCCTGGACCTGGGGCACAAACGTCTAGTCGGCTTCAAGCCCGACCTCTATGCGGCGGCGTTCAACTAG
- a CDS encoding VOC family protein — MPKITPFLWFDTQAKDAAELYVSIFPNSRIRDVSYYSEGMPAPAGSVMVVEFELDGQVFQALNAGPHFKFDEAISFMIDCADQAEVDYYWEKLLSGGGTESQCGWLKDRFGLSWQVTPRRLTALMADPDKAKAGRVAAAMMQMVKIDIAKLEAAAEAA; from the coding sequence ATGCCGAAGATCACCCCGTTCCTGTGGTTCGACACCCAGGCCAAGGACGCCGCCGAGCTCTACGTCTCGATCTTCCCGAACTCGAGGATCCGGGACGTCTCTTACTATTCGGAGGGCATGCCCGCCCCCGCCGGCTCGGTGATGGTGGTGGAGTTCGAACTGGACGGGCAGGTGTTCCAGGCGCTGAACGCCGGCCCGCACTTCAAGTTCGACGAGGCGATCTCGTTCATGATCGACTGCGCCGACCAGGCGGAGGTCGACTACTACTGGGAGAAGCTGCTGTCCGGCGGCGGGACGGAAAGCCAGTGCGGTTGGCTGAAGGACCGCTTCGGCCTGTCCTGGCAGGTGACGCCACGCCGCCTGACGGCGCTGATGGCCGACCCGGACAAAGCCAAGGCCGGCCGGGTGGCCGCCGCCATGATGCAGATGGTCAAGATCGACATCGCCAAGCTCGAGGCGGCGGCCGAAGCGGCTTAG
- a CDS encoding glutathione binding-like protein yields MSDLSSFPITQRWPAQHTERLQLYSWPTPNGVKVSIALEELGLAYEPHVVNIGQNETWGPEFLSLNPNGKIPAIIDPDGPGGKPLALFEFGAILVYLAEKTGKLIPADPAGRYETMQWVFFQMAAIGPMFGQVGFFHKFAGREYEDKRPLQRYVAESKRLLGVLDARLDGRDWIMGDQYTIADISMLGWVRNLIGFYEAGELVEFASFKNVAAWLERGLARPAVQRGLTIPSKD; encoded by the coding sequence ATGTCCGACCTTTCCTCGTTCCCGATCACCCAGCGCTGGCCGGCCCAGCATACCGAGCGGTTGCAGCTCTATTCCTGGCCGACCCCGAACGGGGTGAAGGTCTCGATCGCGCTGGAGGAACTGGGCCTGGCCTATGAGCCCCATGTCGTGAACATCGGCCAGAACGAGACCTGGGGGCCGGAATTCCTGTCCCTGAACCCGAACGGCAAGATCCCGGCGATCATCGATCCGGACGGCCCGGGCGGAAAGCCGCTGGCCCTGTTCGAGTTTGGCGCGATCCTGGTCTATCTGGCCGAGAAGACCGGCAAGCTGATCCCCGCCGACCCGGCCGGCCGATACGAGACCATGCAGTGGGTCTTCTTCCAGATGGCCGCCATCGGCCCGATGTTCGGGCAGGTAGGCTTCTTCCACAAATTCGCGGGCCGCGAGTACGAGGACAAGCGTCCGCTGCAGCGCTACGTGGCGGAGTCCAAGCGTCTGCTGGGCGTGCTGGATGCGCGGCTGGACGGCCGCGACTGGATCATGGGCGACCAGTACACCATCGCCGACATCTCGATGCTGGGCTGGGTGCGCAACCTGATCGGCTTCTACGAGGCCGGCGAACTGGTGGAATTCGCCAGTTTCAAGAACGTGGCCGCCTGGCTGGAACGCGGTCTGGCCCGCCCGGCCGTTCAGCGCGGGCTGACCATTCCGTCGAAGGACTAA
- a CDS encoding SRPBCC family protein has protein sequence MPLIRTECFIPASPAAVWAVLADFARYAEWNPLNVEARGEARLGGTIFTRFRNLAGDPNKTVGQTVRIVACEPGRELAWAGNVPLMFKGRHGFLLTPEGEGTRVVQTEVLSGLLPMIWGDARIQRDFTPAYAAVDRALAARVMASV, from the coding sequence ATGCCGCTCATCCGGACCGAATGCTTCATCCCCGCCAGCCCAGCCGCCGTCTGGGCGGTGCTGGCTGACTTCGCCCGCTATGCCGAGTGGAACCCGCTGAACGTGGAGGCGCGCGGCGAGGCGAGGCTGGGCGGGACGATCTTCACGCGCTTTCGCAATCTGGCGGGTGATCCGAACAAGACGGTCGGCCAGACCGTGCGCATCGTCGCCTGCGAGCCGGGGCGGGAGCTGGCCTGGGCCGGGAACGTGCCGCTGATGTTCAAGGGACGGCACGGTTTCCTGCTGACCCCCGAGGGCGAAGGGACCCGCGTCGTGCAGACCGAGGTGCTGTCCGGCCTGCTGCCGATGATCTGGGGCGATGCGCGCATCCAGCGGGACTTCACGCCCGCCTACGCGGCCGTCGACCGCGCCCTGGCCGCGCGCGTGATGGCGTCGGTATAA
- a CDS encoding TonB-dependent receptor, with translation MTSIRRETASAPVRRIRIHPLSTLIMGVSGLALLASAAQAQATNADAATDLNELVVVGSQIKGANVAGALPVTRIDAQAIETIGAISGDELFRALPSNGALLTNNVNYTAGINAVRGDVASINLRSLGTGNTLTLINGRRMVLHPGSQSGEESIPITTPNMNSLPVLGIERLEVLRDGASALYGADAVAGVVNTVLQGGYEGVKLQAAYRVPEQTSSYEAILNGQTGFSFNEGRTHLALFGSYSKQTALHTNDRKFSRSEDKRDLVAGTNFAGDLDFRSTTDNTPWGQFALGRAVRQNGTLITSTTGLFHIQPNTYGGCLAQLGGSLCIDDGRIDESLWLDRNSDRELFPAVDRANLFVIASHELSSKAELYTELSWYRANSVIEREGVTPLATSPLYIPASNYWNPFGPVRFSDGRLNPNRLAGIEAPTEGIAIGINNAATGTRVQLVDTGPIVVDVETSSYRALGGVRGQIGRWDYDSALLYSEARTRDASNLISNTLFQQSLAKQTPDAYNLFNGGDLSNPTAGDGTPNSQAVIDAITVEAIRLNKTSLFLADFKVSNFALFGFIGGAAGFAAGVEFRKETLTEDRDPRQDGTITFTDIVTGVTYGSDILGSSASADLYGERDVYSAFAELALPIVNPQMNIPLVRSLDAQFAARVEDFSDVGSVFTPRVTGSWEVVDGLKIRAAYAEGFKAPNLILLNSPPTGRVSSVRDWYRCRAALNKGQIATLGACGTVGNAQAESLRISNVDLKPERNDSYTFGTIFQPRALAGLTVTADYWRIKQKGIHGLFGLANFSALDYAERLSGRSSSSVVRSAPTADDIAFFQGSGLAPTGQIVQELDPFLNLNSRVTEGLDLSAEYRLRGTALGDFRFNVQASRLLKAEQTVSEQGAAILALNEPGITVSGGGDLLEANGRPKWQGSASIDWTRGDWSAGAFARYVGAFDSTGAINDVDNSFWRVGSWLTVNAHVDYRFQALGAAESRVRLGVNNLFDKDPPLTNGSLGYSPGLHTPQGRLWHITTTLEF, from the coding sequence ATGACTTCCATCCGCCGTGAAACCGCCTCAGCGCCCGTTCGTCGCATAAGGATCCACCCGCTCTCCACCCTGATCATGGGCGTCAGCGGCCTGGCCCTGCTGGCGTCGGCCGCGCAGGCGCAGGCCACAAACGCTGACGCCGCAACCGACCTCAACGAGCTTGTCGTGGTCGGCTCCCAGATCAAGGGCGCGAACGTGGCTGGCGCCCTGCCCGTCACCCGCATCGACGCCCAGGCGATCGAGACCATCGGCGCCATTTCGGGCGACGAACTGTTCCGCGCCCTGCCCAGCAACGGCGCGCTGCTGACCAACAACGTCAACTACACCGCCGGCATTAACGCGGTTCGAGGCGACGTCGCCTCGATCAATCTGCGCAGCCTTGGCACAGGCAACACCCTGACCCTCATCAACGGCAGGCGGATGGTGCTCCATCCGGGCAGTCAGTCCGGCGAGGAGAGCATCCCGATCACCACGCCGAACATGAACTCGCTGCCTGTGCTCGGCATCGAGCGGTTGGAGGTGTTGCGTGACGGCGCCTCGGCGCTCTACGGCGCCGATGCGGTGGCCGGTGTCGTCAACACGGTGCTGCAAGGCGGCTATGAGGGGGTGAAGCTCCAGGCCGCCTACCGCGTGCCGGAACAAACATCGAGCTATGAGGCGATCCTGAACGGCCAGACCGGCTTCAGCTTCAACGAAGGCCGCACGCACCTGGCGCTGTTCGGCAGCTATTCGAAGCAGACCGCGCTCCACACCAACGATCGTAAGTTCTCCCGGTCGGAAGACAAGCGCGATCTCGTCGCCGGGACCAACTTCGCCGGCGACCTGGATTTCCGCAGCACCACCGACAACACCCCCTGGGGCCAGTTCGCCCTGGGCCGCGCCGTTCGTCAGAACGGGACGCTGATCACCTCCACCACCGGGCTCTTCCACATCCAGCCCAACACCTACGGCGGCTGCCTGGCGCAGTTGGGCGGCTCGCTCTGCATCGACGACGGCCGTATCGACGAAAGCCTGTGGCTGGACCGCAATTCCGACCGCGAACTGTTTCCGGCGGTGGATCGAGCCAATCTCTTCGTTATCGCCAGCCACGAGCTGTCGTCCAAGGCCGAGCTCTATACGGAGCTGTCCTGGTATCGCGCCAACTCGGTGATCGAGCGCGAAGGCGTCACGCCCCTGGCCACCAGCCCGCTCTACATTCCCGCCAGCAACTACTGGAACCCGTTTGGCCCGGTGCGCTTCAGCGACGGACGCCTCAATCCCAATCGCCTGGCCGGCATCGAGGCACCGACCGAGGGTATCGCAATCGGGATCAACAACGCCGCCACCGGCACCCGCGTGCAACTGGTCGATACCGGCCCAATCGTGGTCGATGTCGAGACCAGCAGCTACCGCGCGCTCGGCGGCGTCCGCGGTCAGATCGGCCGCTGGGACTATGACAGCGCCCTGCTCTATTCCGAGGCCCGCACCCGTGACGCCTCGAACCTGATCAGCAACACCTTGTTCCAGCAGTCGCTCGCCAAGCAGACCCCCGACGCCTACAACCTGTTCAACGGCGGCGACCTGTCCAACCCGACCGCGGGCGACGGCACGCCCAACTCTCAGGCGGTGATCGACGCGATCACGGTCGAGGCGATCCGCCTCAACAAGACCAGCCTCTTCCTGGCCGACTTCAAGGTCTCCAATTTCGCCCTGTTCGGGTTCATTGGCGGCGCGGCCGGCTTCGCGGCGGGGGTGGAGTTTCGCAAGGAGACCCTGACCGAGGATCGCGATCCCCGCCAGGACGGCACCATCACCTTCACCGACATCGTCACCGGCGTGACCTACGGCAGCGACATCCTCGGCTCCAGCGCCTCGGCCGACCTCTATGGCGAGCGCGACGTCTATTCCGCCTTCGCCGAACTCGCCCTGCCGATCGTCAATCCGCAGATGAACATCCCCCTGGTGCGCAGCCTTGACGCGCAGTTCGCCGCCCGGGTGGAGGATTTCAGCGATGTGGGCAGCGTGTTCACCCCTCGCGTCACCGGCTCCTGGGAAGTCGTGGACGGCCTGAAGATCCGCGCCGCCTATGCCGAGGGCTTCAAGGCGCCCAACCTCATCCTGCTCAACAGCCCGCCCACCGGCCGTGTCTCGTCGGTGCGTGACTGGTATCGGTGCCGCGCCGCCCTGAACAAGGGACAGATCGCCACCCTCGGCGCATGCGGCACGGTCGGTAACGCCCAGGCCGAAAGCCTGCGAATCTCCAACGTCGATCTAAAGCCCGAGCGCAACGACAGCTACACCTTCGGGACCATCTTCCAGCCCCGCGCCCTTGCCGGCCTGACGGTCACCGCCGACTACTGGCGCATCAAGCAGAAGGGCATCCACGGCCTCTTCGGCCTGGCCAACTTCTCGGCGCTCGACTACGCAGAACGCCTGTCCGGACGCTCCAGCTCATCGGTCGTCCGCTCGGCCCCAACCGCCGACGATATCGCCTTCTTCCAAGGCTCTGGCCTGGCGCCGACGGGCCAGATCGTTCAGGAGCTCGACCCCTTCCTCAACCTCAACTCGCGGGTCACCGAGGGCCTGGACCTGTCGGCCGAATACCGGCTGCGCGGGACGGCGCTGGGCGACTTCCGCTTCAACGTTCAGGCCTCCCGCCTGTTGAAGGCTGAGCAGACCGTCTCAGAACAGGGCGCGGCGATCCTCGCCCTCAACGAGCCGGGGATCACCGTGTCAGGCGGCGGCGACCTGCTTGAGGCCAACGGCCGTCCCAAGTGGCAAGGCTCGGCCAGCATCGACTGGACGCGCGGCGATTGGTCGGCCGGGGCGTTCGCCCGCTATGTCGGCGCCTTCGACAGCACCGGCGCGATCAACGACGTGGACAACAGCTTCTGGCGCGTCGGCTCCTGGCTGACCGTCAACGCCCATGTCGACTACCGCTTCCAGGCCCTGGGCGCCGCCGAGAGCCGGGTGCGCTTGGGCGTCAACAACCTGTTCGACAAGGACCCGCCGCTGACCAACGGCTCGCTCGGCTACAGCCCTGGCCTGCATACGCCGCAGGGCCGCCTCTGGCACATCACCACCACGCTGGAATTTTGA